In a single window of the Streptomyces sp. NBC_00285 genome:
- a CDS encoding response regulator transcription factor: protein MTSRTIKVLLAEDQSMVREALAALLGLEDDIEVVAQVARGDEVLAAARAHDVDVALMDIEMPGVTGIEAAAQLHKELPSVKLVILTTFGRPGYLRSAMEAGADAFLVKDAPAAQLAAAVRKVLAGERVIDPTLAAAALAEGANPLTDREREILRAAADGSTNAELAKALHLSQGTVRNYLSTAIQKLAVRNRAEAVRIAREKGWL, encoded by the coding sequence ATGACGAGCCGCACGATCAAGGTCCTGCTCGCCGAGGACCAGTCGATGGTCCGCGAGGCACTGGCCGCCCTGCTCGGCCTGGAGGACGACATCGAGGTCGTCGCCCAAGTGGCCCGCGGCGACGAGGTCCTGGCGGCGGCCCGCGCCCACGACGTCGACGTGGCCCTCATGGACATCGAGATGCCGGGCGTGACGGGCATAGAGGCCGCGGCCCAGCTCCACAAGGAACTCCCGTCGGTGAAGCTCGTGATCCTCACGACCTTCGGCCGCCCCGGCTACCTGCGCAGCGCGATGGAAGCGGGTGCCGACGCCTTCCTGGTCAAGGACGCTCCGGCGGCCCAACTGGCGGCAGCGGTACGCAAGGTGCTGGCGGGGGAGCGGGTCATCGACCCCACCCTGGCGGCAGCGGCCCTCGCGGAGGGCGCGAACCCGCTGACGGACCGGGAGCGGGAGATCCTGCGAGCGGCGGCCGACGGCTCCACAAACGCCGAGCTGGCCAAGGCACTTCACCTCTCCCAGGGCACCGTCCGCAACTACCTCTCCACGGCGATCCAGAAGCTGGCGGTGCGGAACAGGGCGGAGGCGGTCCGTATCGCAAGGGAAAAGGGCTGGCTGTAA
- a CDS encoding transglutaminase-like domain-containing protein translates to MRPPNPPPPERSAELRRRFAEEARSERPDLSALCLLVGAQADAALGETGIDAAQVELDRLAGQLPFRPGGPRSWAVSLRELLGDRCGFRGAPVDYQRLESSLLHEVLRRRRGLPILLSVVWMEVARRAGAPVYGVALPGHFVVGFGPPEEQVLADPFDGGRVLTGGDAELLVAGATGGSLDASMLGPADPLDVVQRILNNARAWAAARPERSDVGLWAVELALLLPSHPARLRYERAQLLVQRGDFVEGAGELEAYAGVVAAVDEAAADRLRQQARAARARLN, encoded by the coding sequence ATGCGTCCCCCGAATCCGCCCCCGCCCGAACGGTCCGCCGAGCTACGGAGGCGGTTCGCCGAAGAGGCGCGGTCCGAGCGGCCCGACCTGTCCGCACTGTGTCTGCTGGTGGGGGCGCAGGCGGACGCGGCGCTCGGCGAGACCGGCATCGACGCGGCGCAGGTCGAACTGGACCGGCTGGCGGGGCAGTTGCCGTTCCGGCCGGGCGGACCGCGATCGTGGGCGGTGTCGCTGCGGGAGCTGCTCGGGGACCGGTGCGGGTTCCGTGGGGCGCCGGTGGACTACCAGCGGCTGGAGTCCTCGCTGCTGCACGAGGTGCTGCGGCGACGCAGGGGGCTGCCGATCCTGCTGTCCGTGGTGTGGATGGAGGTGGCCAGGCGGGCGGGTGCTCCCGTGTACGGGGTCGCGCTGCCGGGGCACTTCGTGGTCGGGTTCGGGCCGCCGGAGGAACAGGTGCTGGCGGATCCGTTCGACGGGGGGCGGGTGTTGACCGGGGGCGACGCGGAGTTGCTGGTCGCCGGGGCGACAGGGGGTTCGCTGGATGCGTCGATGCTGGGGCCGGCGGATCCGCTGGACGTGGTGCAGCGGATCCTGAACAACGCCCGCGCGTGGGCCGCCGCTCGGCCGGAGCGGTCGGATGTGGGGCTGTGGGCCGTTGAGCTGGCCCTGTTGCTGCCTTCGCATCCGGCGCGACTGCGGTACGAGCGGGCGCAGTTGCTGGTGCAGCGGGGTGACTTCGTCGAGGGTGCCGGGGAGTTGGAGGCGTACGCGGGGGTGGTGGCCGCGGTGGACGAGGCCGCGGCGGACCGTCTGCGACAACAGGCACGGGCCGCGCGAGCTCGGTTGAACTGA
- a CDS encoding GNAT family N-acetyltransferase: protein MEISAGGRLVVRISAADVGKRVSVRCLDETGVTQEKFTDTVGVLTSWDDGVLMITRRDGRSVRVPESALVAGKVVPAEPARRRGPAASYPELARIAARGWQPVESDRLGEWELRAASGFTRRANSVLPVGDVGMPLDEALTAVRRWYRDRGLPAYVQTATGAAGTQEVLCAELEARGWTREVTAELWTGALAPVADRSGDGVVLSRQADADWLARYQRKGVSEVALRVLGAGPSVWFATVPGADAPAAIGRCVVDGRWAGFAAVEVDPALRRRGLASTVMAALAQRALDEGASAAWLQVEADNAGARALYGRMGFAAHHAYHHYREPDVSGGSR from the coding sequence GTGGAAATCTCCGCCGGCGGACGTCTCGTCGTCCGCATCTCCGCTGCTGACGTGGGCAAACGGGTATCCGTGCGCTGTCTGGACGAAACCGGCGTCACACAGGAGAAGTTCACCGACACGGTGGGTGTTCTCACATCATGGGACGACGGTGTGCTGATGATCACGCGCCGGGACGGCCGGAGCGTCCGCGTTCCGGAGTCCGCGCTGGTGGCGGGCAAGGTCGTGCCCGCGGAGCCGGCCCGCCGCCGGGGACCGGCCGCCTCGTACCCGGAACTGGCCCGGATCGCCGCGCGGGGCTGGCAGCCGGTGGAGAGCGACCGGCTCGGCGAGTGGGAGCTGCGTGCCGCCTCCGGCTTCACCCGCCGAGCCAACTCCGTCCTCCCGGTCGGCGACGTGGGCATGCCTCTCGACGAGGCCCTGACCGCCGTACGACGCTGGTACCGCGACCGTGGTCTGCCCGCGTACGTGCAGACCGCGACCGGCGCCGCCGGCACCCAGGAGGTGCTGTGCGCGGAACTGGAGGCGCGGGGCTGGACGCGGGAGGTGACGGCGGAGTTGTGGACCGGGGCGCTGGCACCGGTCGCCGACCGGTCCGGTGACGGCGTGGTCCTGTCCCGTCAGGCCGACGCGGACTGGCTGGCGCGCTATCAGCGCAAGGGGGTGAGCGAGGTGGCACTGCGGGTGCTGGGCGCGGGGCCCTCGGTGTGGTTCGCGACCGTCCCCGGTGCGGACGCGCCGGCCGCGATCGGGCGGTGCGTCGTGGACGGCAGATGGGCCGGGTTCGCCGCGGTCGAGGTGGATCCCGCGCTACGGCGACGGGGGCTGGCCTCCACCGTGATGGCAGCGCTGGCCCAGCGGGCGCTGGACGAGGGGGCGTCGGCCGCGTGGCTCCAGGTCGAGGCCGACAACGCCGGTGCGCGGGCGCTGTACGGGCGGATGGGGTTCGCCGCGCATCACGCCTACCACCACTACCGCGAGCCGGACGTCTCCGGCGGCTCGCGGTAG